The segment AGTTTGCGGTGTTTCTTCTCTACGAATAACAACAAGTGGCTCGGCTAAAAATTTATCAATAATCATACCTGGCATTGGCTGTTCAATAAGACCAAATGCAATATCAATTTCTCCACGTTCAAGAAGTAAATATAATTCCGTTGATTGTTGTGTACGAATGCTGATTTCTAAATCGCTGCTTAATTCGCTAAGTGCTCGGTATACAGGCGGCAATACATAAGAATTGATACTATCTACTGCCCCAATCGAAAGACTAATTGGTTTTTTACGTGAACGAATTTGCTTTGTTTCTAGCAATAAACCTTCCCATCTTTTGGCTAATAGCAAAAACTCCTGTCCATCCGCTGTTAATGATAACGATCTTATGCCACGACCGCGTTCTATTAAATTTACACCTACATCACTTTCCAATTTTGCTAGACGATGACTTAATGTTGATTGTGAAATAAATAATGCGTTGGCAGCATCTGTTAGTGAGCCATGACGAATTACTGCTAGAAATGCTTCAATTCCAATTGAATCCATCGTCCACACCCCAATATATTAATTTTATTGATATTATATTTCGAATTATCTAATTTTACAAATATTCTTTTAATGCCTAAAATAAAAATTAAATATTTTAAAAGAGTTTAAACGTTATAAAAGGGGAGTCATATATGGGGCGTGTAATTGATATTATTTCAGATTTAGGTGAAGGCTTTGGTTTATATGAAGCTGCTGATGATGCTAGTATTATTGAAATTGTTAGTTCAGCAAGTGTTGCCTGTGGTTTTCATGCGGGAGACCCTAGAACGATGGCGCTGGCTGTTAATGAAGCGATA is part of the Lysinibacillus sp. FSL K6-0232 genome and harbors:
- a CDS encoding LysR family transcriptional regulator, with translation MDSIGIEAFLAVIRHGSLTDAANALFISQSTLSHRLAKLESDVGVNLIERGRGIRSLSLTADGQEFLLLAKRWEGLLLETKQIRSRKKPISLSIGAVDSINSYVLPPVYRALSELSSDLEISIRTQQSTELYLLLERGEIDIAFGLIEQPMPGMIIDKFLAEPLVVIRREETPQTYEVLDILELDPDKELYMNWHASFHAWYNKYRSAIKYPPIRVDTSTLLHTFMETSGYWAIVPLSMAENFKATGKYGLYQLKNPPPDRICYQIQSIYPRPSAVEGLKILDSVIKKVLNN